The following nucleotide sequence is from Acidobacteriota bacterium.
GCCGGGGCCGGGAGCACGCCCGGGCTCCCATCGATCTGGCTCGCGGCCCGTTGCTCCGTCCCCTTCTGTTGCGCCTCGGCCCGTCGGATCATCTGCTGGTGCTGGTGACCCATCACATCGTGGTGGACCAGGTCTCCCTTGGACTTCTGGGTTGGGAGCTGGCAAAGCTCTACGATCATCGCGTCGGCACCGGCACCGGCACCGCCAGCACGGAGGATCCGCTGCCCTTGCCCCCGGTGCAATACCCCGATTTCGTCGCCTGGCAGCAGGAGCGCTTCGACAGCGGCGAGCTGGAGCCGGATCTCGAGTTTTGGCGCCGCCACCTGGAGGGCTTGCCCCCGACCCTGGATTTGCCGACGGACCGGCCCCGTCCTGGGGATACCGAGTTCATCTCCGGCTACCACCGATTCCGCTGGCCTCAAGAGCTGGTGGCGGCGTTGGAGGAGCGCGCTCGGGAGTTCAAGACCACCCTCTCGGTGCTGTTGATAACGGGCTTCGAGATTCTGCTATACCAGCTCTCCGGGGTCACGGACCTGGCCTTGGGAGCCCCTCAGGCAGGCCGTAACCGGCGCGAGCTGGCTCGGGTCGTCGGTCTCTTCTATAACCCCGTGGTGCTGCGCACCAGCCTGGCCGGCAACCCCACTCTTTCGGCAGCGGCGCGGCGAACGGCGGCGGCGGCCTTGGATGCCTACAGCCACCAGGAGGTGCCCTTCGACCGCCTGGTAGAAGCGCTGCGGCCGCCGCGGGCCATGGGCCGGCCGCCCCTCTTCCAGGTCGCCATCAACCTCCAGGACGGTGACTTCGGCGAGCTCTCCATGCGCGATCTGGAGCTGCAGCCAGTGGACATCCTCCGGGGACCCTCGGGGCTCGATCTCTACCTCTCCGTGGAAGAGCTGGGGGAGACCGTCGCCGGCCAGCTCGAATATGACCGCCGGCTGTTCGCCGAGGAGACTGCCGCGGGTTTGATGCAGGCCCTGGAGTCCCACCTCGGCGCACTGGCGCGTAGGCCTGAAGAGACCTTGGACTCGCTTCCCCTGCACCCGGTGGTGGAACGGCTCGCCGCCGCGGCTCCCGCGGCTCCCTCCAAGCGGCCGATGGTGCTCGCCGCAACGTTCACGGCGGACCTGGTGCAGGAGCCTCTGCAAGGCTGGCTGGACCTGTTGGAAATTCCCCAGGAAGTCTGCCTGGCGCCCTATCACCAGGTGTTGCAGCAGCTGCTGGACGGCTCCAGCCGGCTGCGCGGCTCCGGCAATGGATCTTGCGTCCTGCTGCTTCGCTTGCAGGATTGGCTGCCCGAAGAGACGACCCGGGGCGACGGGGAGAGCCTGGCTCGGGGGCTTACGGAAGAGCGCCTGGCGGTGGTGGAGAGCGCCCTGGAGGATGCCCTGGCGGGCTTGGGGGCGGCGGTGGGCCAGGGGGTGCCGTGGCTCCTGATTCTCTGCCCCGACGCTCCGGAGCTGGCGGCGAGGCCCGAATGGCGGAGTGCCGCCAAGGCGTGGCAGCAGCGCCTGCGGGAGGCTGCCGAGGCTCTGCCGGGAGTCCAACTGGTGACCCACGGGGAGATTGCCGAGCTCTACCCGGTGGCGGAGGCTCACGATCCGTTCACTGAGCGGGAGGGGCACGTGCCCTTCACGGTGGACTATTTTCACGCCCTGGCGACGATGATCGCCCGCCGTCTCCACGCCGTTCTCGATGAGCGCCCCAAGGTCCTGGCCCTGGACTGCGACAACACCCTGTGGGGAGGGGTCTGTGCGGAAGTCGGCGTCGGCGGCGTGGATCTGGGAGAGCCCTATCTGGCCCTGCAGCGGACGATGCTAGAGCAGCAGCGGCGGGGACGGTTGCTGTGCCTGAGCAGCAAGAACCGCGAGGAGGATGTCTGGCAGGTCTTTGACCGCCGCCCGGAGATGGTGCTCGCCCGGGAGCATCTGGTGGCCTGGCGCATCGGCTGGGATTCAAAAGGGGAAGGGCTGCGGGCGCTGGCGGAAGAGCTCGATCTGAATCTCGACAGCTTCCTCTTCCTCGACGACAATCCCGTGGAGTGTGCCGAGGTACGGGCCCGATGCCCGGAAGTGCTGGTGCTGCAGGTGCCGCAAGATCCTGCCTCGATCCTCTCCTTCCTGCGTCATCTATGGCCGCTGGACTCGGCTTCCGTGACCGTGGAGGACCGGCGGCGCACCCTCTTCTATCAGCAGAATCGCCGCCGCCGGGAATTGCAGAGCGAGAGCCCGAGCCTGGGGGATTTTCTCCGGCGTCTGGAGCTCGACGTGAAGATCCGCCCCCCGCGGCGGGAGGAGCTGCCGAGGGTGGCCCAACTGACCCAGCGAACCAACCAATTCAATGCCTCCGGTGTCCGCCGCAGCGAGGGGGAGGTGGCCGCCCTGGCTGAGGACGGGGACTATCACCTGCGCGTCGTGCGGGTGCGGGACCGTTTTGGTGACTACGGCGCGGTGGGGGTTGTTTCCTGGCGCCGAGACCGGGACACGGTATCGGTGGACTCGCTGCTCCTCAGCTGCCGCGTGCTGGGCCGCGGGGTCGAGCATCGGATGCTCGCCCACGTCGGATGCTGGGCTCTGGAGCAGGGGTTGGACCGGGTGCGCATCGCCTTTCGCCAGAGCGAGCGCAACGAACCCGTT
It contains:
- a CDS encoding HAD-IIIC family phosphatase, whose product is RGREHARAPIDLARGPLLRPLLLRLGPSDHLLVLVTHHIVVDQVSLGLLGWELAKLYDHRVGTGTGTASTEDPLPLPPVQYPDFVAWQQERFDSGELEPDLEFWRRHLEGLPPTLDLPTDRPRPGDTEFISGYHRFRWPQELVAALEERAREFKTTLSVLLITGFEILLYQLSGVTDLALGAPQAGRNRRELARVVGLFYNPVVLRTSLAGNPTLSAAARRTAAAALDAYSHQEVPFDRLVEALRPPRAMGRPPLFQVAINLQDGDFGELSMRDLELQPVDILRGPSGLDLYLSVEELGETVAGQLEYDRRLFAEETAAGLMQALESHLGALARRPEETLDSLPLHPVVERLAAAAPAAPSKRPMVLAATFTADLVQEPLQGWLDLLEIPQEVCLAPYHQVLQQLLDGSSRLRGSGNGSCVLLLRLQDWLPEETTRGDGESLARGLTEERLAVVESALEDALAGLGAAVGQGVPWLLILCPDAPELAARPEWRSAAKAWQQRLREAAEALPGVQLVTHGEIAELYPVAEAHDPFTEREGHVPFTVDYFHALATMIARRLHAVLDERPKVLALDCDNTLWGGVCAEVGVGGVDLGEPYLALQRTMLEQQRRGRLLCLSSKNREEDVWQVFDRRPEMVLAREHLVAWRIGWDSKGEGLRALAEELDLNLDSFLFLDDNPVECAEVRARCPEVLVLQVPQDPASILSFLRHLWPLDSASVTVEDRRRTLFYQQNRRRRELQSESPSLGDFLRRLELDVKIRPPRREELPRVAQLTQRTNQFNASGVRRSEGEVAALAEDGDYHLRVVRVRDRFGDYGAVGVVSWRRDRDTVSVDSLLLSCRVLGRGVEHRMLAHVGCWALEQGLDRVRIAFRQSERNEPVRRFLGSQAERAGKEGEQAYFAPAARAAEARWEPGEDAAEELQGRRPPETGDTPTADNRARARRFARIATELGTIESITAVLQQQRSSRGRAPRAPYRAPEDPLQETLTGIWGELLGLPRIGLDDDFFALGGHSLLGTVMLSRVHDAFGVELGLGDLFRVSTVAGLAELVEQELVDHMDPQQLEAQLGELEGLSPEELNQLLEQEQLS